From a single Anomaloglossus baeobatrachus isolate aAnoBae1 chromosome 4, aAnoBae1.hap1, whole genome shotgun sequence genomic region:
- the LOC142302911 gene encoding olfactory receptor 5P81-like encodes MMCEENKTQVTQIRLLGFQSLSKYKPLLFILLFLSYVCILGGNLLIILLVTIVDHLKTPMFLFLKHLSIADVLLTTSVIPMMLGLILVEEGILALWGCLIQLCAFGIFGFIQCLLISVMSFDRYLAICHPLRYSSLMSPVLCLQLVIGSWCLVIVLIASEFFVIIQFNFCGFNSIDHFFCDFGPVMELASSDISILILQDFVYGIFALFFPFGLIIISYFCIFLAIIKMSSTYNRRKAFSTCSSHLTTVCLYYGTLIAVYMTPSDESSSNINKYRSVLYLVVTPLMNPIIYSLRNKQMKRAMKKMSNIFFNRWTR; translated from the coding sequence ATGATGTGTGAGGAGAATAAGACTCAAGTCACTCAGATCCGTCTTCTCGGATTCCAAAGTCTCTCCAAATACAAACCTCTTCTATTCATTCTGCTTTTCCTGAGTTATGTATGCATTCTGGGTGGAAACCTTCTCATTATCCTATTGGTGACCATTGTTGACCACCTCAAAACCCCAATGTTTCTCTTTCTGAAACATTTATCCATAGCAGATGTCTTACTGACCACCAGCGTAATCCCCATGATGCTGGGTTTGATACTTGTTGAGGAGGGAATTTTGGCCCTTTGGGGCTGTCTGATACAGCTTTGTGCCTTTGGTATCTTTGGATTTATTCAATGTTTATTAATTTCTGTTATGTCTTTTGATCGATATTTGGCCATCTGCCATCCATTACGTTATTCCTCACTAATGAGTCCAGTTCTTTGCCTTCAGTTGGTCATTGGGTCTTGGTGTTTGGTCATCGTGCTCATAGCTAGTGAGTTTTTTGTTATTATCCagtttaacttctgtggctttaattCCATCGACCACTTCTTCTGTGACTTTGGTCCCGTAATGGAATTGGCCTCTTCAGACATTTCAATTTTAATTTTACAAGACTTTGTTTATGGCATCTTTGCGCTTTTTTTTCCTTTCGGCCTCATCATTATTTCCTACTTTTGCATTTTCTTAGCTATCATTAAAATGTCTTCAACTTACAATAGAAGAAAAGCCTTCTCCACTTGTAGCTCGCACCTGACGACAGTGTGTTTATATTATGGCACCTTAATCGCAGTCTACATGACTCCATCTGATGAGAGCTCCTCCAACATCAACAAATACAGATCCGTGCTGTATTTGGTGGTGACACCATTGATGAATCCTATTATCTACAGTTTAAGGAACAAACAGATGAAGAGGGCCATGAAAAAAATgagtaatattttttttaatagatGGACAAGGTGA